In Mucilaginibacter celer, one DNA window encodes the following:
- a CDS encoding prolyl oligopeptidase family serine peptidase yields MKKNLSLLLSAVLLRSSTFAQMTIKTLPYPQTKKIDVTDTYFGTAVADPYRWLENDRADDTKAWVQAENKVTFNYLGQIPYRDEIHKRLEFLWNYEKYSAPFKEGQHTYFYKNDGLQSQAVLYRQPGDNGTAEVFLDPNKFSADGTTSLQGIEFTKNGELAAYQISEGGSDWRKVIVIKTDDKSVVGDTLKDVKFSGLAWHGTDGFYYSSYDKPAEGSQLSGMTQYHKLYYHKLGTPQSTDKLIFGGDKTPRRYIGAYLTEDERFLVITAATSTTGNELYIQDLSKPGSGIVNVVNNFDNQHSVLDNLGSKLYILTNIYSPNFKIVTVDAADPGVTHWKNLIEETKNVLSATTGGGKIFAEYLQDATSMIQQYDMNGKLERTITLPAVGTASGFGTKKEEKETYYTFTNYVYPPTIFKLDIATGQSSVYKKSGAKFDPEQYESKQVFYTSKDKTKIPMIITYKKGTVLNGQNPTLLYAYGGFGISLTPAFSTSNIILLEHGGIYAVPNLRGGGEYGETWHRKGIKLKKQNVFDDFIAAAEYLIKNKYTSKDQLAVSGGSNGGLLIGAMLTQRPDLFKVAFPAVGVLDMLRYNKFTAGAGWSYDYGTAEDSEQMFQYLYKYSPYHALKQGGYPATMITTADHDDRVVPAHSFKFAARLQELQQGQAPVLIRIETNAGHGAGQSTAQLINGQVDKWAFMFWNVGLKW; encoded by the coding sequence ATGAAAAAAAACCTCAGTTTATTGTTATCAGCTGTTTTACTTCGCAGCTCCACTTTTGCACAAATGACTATCAAAACACTTCCCTATCCCCAAACAAAAAAAATTGATGTTACCGATACTTACTTCGGCACCGCCGTTGCCGACCCGTACCGCTGGCTGGAAAACGACCGCGCCGATGATACCAAAGCCTGGGTACAGGCCGAAAACAAGGTAACTTTTAATTACCTGGGCCAGATCCCCTATCGCGACGAGATTCATAAACGCCTTGAGTTTTTATGGAATTACGAAAAATACAGCGCTCCTTTTAAAGAAGGCCAACACACCTATTTTTATAAAAACGACGGGCTGCAAAGCCAGGCCGTACTTTACCGCCAGCCGGGCGATAACGGCACAGCCGAAGTGTTCCTCGATCCGAACAAATTTTCGGCCGATGGCACTACCTCGCTGCAGGGTATCGAGTTTACCAAAAACGGCGAACTGGCCGCCTACCAGATCTCGGAAGGCGGATCGGACTGGCGCAAGGTGATTGTTATTAAAACCGATGACAAAAGTGTTGTTGGCGATACCCTGAAAGACGTAAAATTTAGCGGACTGGCCTGGCACGGCACCGATGGCTTTTACTACAGCAGTTACGATAAGCCCGCCGAAGGCAGTCAGCTTTCTGGCATGACGCAGTATCATAAATTATATTACCATAAACTGGGTACGCCGCAAAGTACTGATAAACTGATTTTTGGAGGCGATAAAACCCCGCGCCGCTACATCGGCGCTTACCTTACCGAGGATGAGCGCTTTTTGGTTATTACCGCTGCTACCTCAACAACCGGCAACGAACTTTACATTCAAGACCTGAGCAAGCCGGGCAGCGGGATAGTTAACGTTGTGAATAATTTTGATAACCAGCACAGCGTGCTTGATAACCTGGGCAGCAAACTTTATATCCTCACCAATATTTACTCGCCCAATTTTAAAATTGTAACTGTGGATGCTGCCGACCCGGGTGTTACGCATTGGAAAAATTTGATTGAAGAAACCAAAAATGTATTGAGCGCCACAACCGGCGGCGGTAAAATTTTTGCCGAGTATTTACAGGATGCCACTTCAATGATTCAACAGTATGATATGAACGGCAAACTTGAACGTACCATCACTTTACCGGCGGTAGGTACGGCATCTGGTTTTGGCACAAAAAAGGAAGAAAAGGAAACCTATTACACTTTTACCAATTACGTATACCCGCCAACTATTTTTAAGCTGGATATAGCCACAGGGCAATCAAGCGTTTACAAAAAATCGGGAGCGAAGTTTGATCCGGAGCAGTACGAATCGAAACAGGTTTTTTATACATCGAAGGATAAAACCAAAATCCCGATGATCATCACCTATAAAAAAGGCACGGTGCTTAACGGGCAAAACCCAACGCTGTTGTATGCTTACGGCGGTTTCGGCATCAGTTTAACCCCGGCCTTCAGCACATCAAACATTATTTTGCTTGAGCATGGAGGCATCTACGCAGTGCCCAACCTGCGTGGCGGCGGCGAGTACGGCGAAACCTGGCACCGTAAAGGCATCAAACTAAAAAAACAAAACGTGTTTGATGATTTTATTGCCGCGGCCGAATACCTCATCAAAAATAAATACACCTCCAAAGATCAGCTGGCCGTTTCGGGCGGATCAAACGGTGGTTTGCTTATAGGAGCCATGCTCACCCAGCGGCCCGATCTGTTTAAAGTAGCCTTCCCGGCCGTTGGCGTACTGGACATGTTACGTTACAATAAATTTACCGCCGGCGCCGGCTGGAGCTATGATTACGGCACGGCCGAAGATTCGGAGCAGATGTTTCAATACCTGTATAAATACTCGCCGTACCATGCTTTAAAACAGGGCGGATACCCCGCCACCATGATCACCACCGCCGATCATGACGACCGCGTTGTACCGGCCCACTCCTTTAAATTTGCAGCACGTTTGCAAGAGCTTCAGCAGGGCCAGGCCCCGGTTTTAATCAGGATTGAAACCAATGCAGGTCATGGTGCAGGGCAAAGTACCGCGCAGTTAATTAACGGCCAGGTTGATAAATGGGCCTTTATGTTTTGGAATGTAGGCTTAAAATGGTAA
- a CDS encoding UDP-2,3-diacylglucosamine diphosphatase — protein sequence MPVRDKLYFASDIHLGAGGHTVTRAREDRIIRWLDMIKHDAAEVFLVGDVFDFWFEYKTVVPKGYIRFLGKLAELSDAGVKLYMFKGNHDMWMFDYFEKQFGATIISNELKIERSGKKFFIHHGDGLGPGDNFYKILKNFFRSPFCQWLFARIHPNLGVGIANNWSQHSRDTNEKKDNPKPGEQEWLVKFCREELQTNFYDYLIFGHRHLPLDIQLTPESRYINLGEWISYFSYAVFDGHELKLEYFEKQP from the coding sequence ATGCCCGTACGCGATAAACTTTATTTTGCCTCTGATATTCATTTGGGTGCCGGCGGACACACCGTTACCCGCGCACGCGAAGACCGGATAATACGCTGGCTGGACATGATTAAACACGATGCCGCCGAAGTTTTTTTGGTGGGCGATGTGTTTGACTTCTGGTTTGAGTATAAAACCGTTGTGCCTAAAGGTTACATCCGTTTTTTAGGCAAACTGGCCGAGCTGAGCGATGCCGGCGTAAAGCTTTATATGTTTAAAGGCAACCACGATATGTGGATGTTTGATTATTTTGAAAAACAGTTTGGCGCCACCATCATCAGCAACGAACTTAAAATTGAACGTAGCGGCAAAAAGTTTTTTATCCATCATGGTGATGGCCTGGGCCCCGGCGATAATTTTTATAAAATTTTAAAGAATTTTTTCCGTAGCCCGTTTTGCCAGTGGTTGTTTGCGCGCATTCATCCTAATTTAGGCGTAGGCATAGCCAATAACTGGAGCCAGCACAGCCGCGATACCAACGAAAAAAAGGATAACCCCAAACCAGGCGAGCAGGAATGGCTGGTTAAATTTTGCCGCGAAGAATTGCAAACCAACTTTTACGATTACCTGATTTTTGGCCACCGGCATCTGCCGCTTGATATACAGCTAACCCCCGAAAGCAGGTATATCAACCTGGGCGAATGGATTAGCTATTTTAGCTATGCTGTTTTTGACGGACATGAGCTGAAACTGGAATATTTTGAGAAGCAACCCTGA
- a CDS encoding SHOCT domain-containing protein: MGLGAPEIILIIVAFGILSVFAVIFPIWGYKAGSVRKIGAVPGLLLGLFLNFIGIIIVYSSPKIENINPFSFPPQSSADELQKFKQLLDSGAMTEAEYNNQKARILNSGYK, encoded by the coding sequence ATGGGATTAGGCGCACCGGAAATTATTTTAATCATTGTAGCTTTTGGAATACTTTCAGTATTCGCCGTTATTTTTCCGATATGGGGATATAAAGCAGGATCTGTACGTAAAATCGGAGCAGTGCCCGGATTGCTTTTAGGCCTTTTTTTGAATTTTATAGGGATAATTATTGTTTACAGTAGTCCAAAAATTGAAAATATCAATCCGTTTAGCTTCCCGCCGCAATCTTCGGCAGATGAGCTTCAAAAATTTAAACAACTATTGGATAGCGGTGCCATGACCGAAGCGGAATACAACAATCAAAAAGCAAGAATCCTCAATTCGGGTTACAAATAA
- the prfA gene encoding peptide chain release factor 1 has product MLDKLELIYERWKNVEGELSSPDAMQDMKRFAQLNKEYKDLAKIVDEYYIYRNIMSNIDTNKNILATEKDEEFREMAKMELDELLTQQEAKEEEIRLMLIPKDPEDSKNAIVEIRGGTGGDEAALFAGDLYRMYMRYCEKRGWRTELVDYTEGTSGGYKEIVFNVNAEDAYGTLKYESGVHRVQRVPDTETQGRVHTSAASVVVLPEVDEFDIELNVSDIRKDLFCASGPGGQSVNTTYSAVRLTHLPTGIVAQCQDQKSQLKNYDKALQVLRSRVYEMELQKHLEETSKKRKTMVSTGDRSAKVRTYNYPQGRLTEHRIGLTIYNLPGVLNGDLQEILESLQFAENAEKLKEGTVA; this is encoded by the coding sequence ATGTTAGATAAATTAGAGCTGATATACGAGCGCTGGAAAAATGTTGAAGGTGAATTGAGCAGTCCTGATGCCATGCAGGATATGAAGCGTTTTGCCCAGTTAAATAAGGAATATAAAGATCTGGCTAAGATTGTTGACGAGTATTATATCTACCGCAACATCATGAGCAATATCGATACCAATAAAAACATTCTGGCTACCGAAAAAGACGAGGAGTTTAGGGAGATGGCCAAAATGGAGCTCGACGAACTGTTAACCCAGCAGGAAGCCAAGGAAGAGGAGATCCGCCTGATGCTGATCCCGAAAGATCCTGAGGATTCGAAAAACGCTATTGTCGAGATTCGTGGTGGTACCGGTGGCGATGAAGCAGCCCTTTTTGCGGGCGACCTATACCGTATGTACATGCGCTACTGCGAAAAACGTGGTTGGCGTACCGAACTGGTTGATTATACTGAGGGCACCAGCGGCGGCTACAAAGAGATTGTATTTAACGTAAACGCCGAAGATGCTTATGGTACCCTGAAATATGAATCGGGCGTGCACCGCGTGCAACGCGTGCCTGATACCGAAACCCAGGGCCGTGTTCACACCTCAGCCGCATCGGTGGTGGTATTGCCCGAAGTTGATGAGTTCGATATTGAGTTGAATGTAAGCGATATCCGTAAAGACCTGTTTTGTGCTTCAGGCCCGGGCGGACAATCGGTAAATACCACTTACTCGGCGGTGAGGTTAACCCACTTGCCTACAGGTATAGTAGCGCAATGCCAGGACCAGAAATCGCAGTTAAAAAACTACGATAAGGCTTTACAGGTACTGCGCTCAAGGGTGTACGAAATGGAGTTGCAGAAACACCTTGAAGAAACATCCAAAAAACGTAAAACCATGGTATCAACCGGCGACAGGTCGGCCAAGGTACGTACCTACAACTATCCGCAGGGCCGTTTAACCGAGCACCGTATCGGTTTAACTATCTATAACCTTCCGGGTGTTTTAAATGGTGATTTGCAGGAGATTTTAGAATCGCTGCAGTTTGCTGAAAATGCTGAGAAACTGAAAGAGGGAACGGTAGCGTAA
- a CDS encoding FAD:protein FMN transferase, which produces MLAIKTLTDNLTIYRRAVRLMGDKFEISVVGSNPLLADEQIDIAINEINRVEKLLSAFSDDSSINQINRNAGIAPVKADGETFRLISRAVQISELTYGAFDITYLASKNEDKGDVAVKATKQTKTLASYKNIVLDAVNQTVFLKEQGMRIGFGANGRGYAADRAKYILQLNGVDSGVINAGGDLLTWGLQPGAMPWTVADANAEQINQPFADLEISNMAFATSVNAENYTSISSKKFVNVLNPKKGFPVSGISSVSILSPTAEFADAMATPVLTMGVNAGLYMINQLNQVACVIIDDQSRVYTSKDISL; this is translated from the coding sequence ATGCTGGCTATAAAAACTTTAACCGATAATTTAACCATCTACAGGCGTGCGGTGCGTTTAATGGGTGATAAATTTGAAATTAGTGTGGTGGGTAGTAACCCGCTGCTGGCCGATGAGCAAATTGACATTGCCATTAATGAAATAAACCGTGTTGAAAAACTGCTTTCGGCGTTTAGCGATGACAGCAGCATTAACCAGATAAACCGCAACGCAGGTATCGCTCCGGTAAAGGCTGATGGTGAAACATTCAGGCTGATTAGCCGCGCGGTGCAGATTTCTGAACTTACTTACGGCGCTTTTGATATTACTTACCTGGCAAGTAAAAATGAAGATAAAGGCGACGTTGCCGTTAAAGCTACCAAACAAACCAAAACTTTGGCCAGCTACAAAAACATTGTGCTTGACGCTGTTAACCAAACCGTATTTTTAAAGGAACAAGGTATGCGCATTGGCTTTGGTGCCAATGGCAGAGGTTATGCTGCCGACAGGGCCAAATATATTTTGCAGCTAAACGGTGTTGATAGCGGTGTGATTAATGCCGGCGGCGATTTGCTTACATGGGGCTTACAGCCAGGAGCAATGCCCTGGACGGTGGCCGATGCCAATGCTGAACAAATTAACCAGCCTTTTGCCGATCTGGAGATCAGTAATATGGCTTTTGCTACTTCGGTTAATGCCGAAAACTATACCAGCATCAGCAGCAAAAAATTTGTTAACGTGCTTAACCCCAAAAAAGGATTCCCGGTTAGCGGCATCAGCAGCGTAAGCATCCTGAGCCCAACTGCCGAGTTTGCCGATGCCATGGCAACCCCTGTACTTACCATGGGTGTTAACGCCGGTTTGTACATGATAAACCAGCTTAACCAGGTTGCCTGCGTTATTATAGATGATCAGAGCCGCGTTTATACCTCGAAGGATATAAGCCTGTAA
- a CDS encoding response regulator transcription factor has protein sequence MNVLIIEDETALARELEIFLTNYNYVCEVCFDGTSASEKIATSLYDFILIDLGLPDYDGLDLLREAKKHDQEAACIILTARAEINDRIKGLDLGADDYLPKPFSLLELQSRMQAIVRRKFGVKNNIVELGGFLIDLTARTISYYNSVVNTITKKEFDLIAYLILHKNRTLTRMQLSEHIWGSVVNNDYDSNYIDAHIKNIRKKLNAFAPPDWLETVRGLGYKIKINA, from the coding sequence ATGAATGTTTTAATAATAGAAGACGAAACAGCACTGGCCCGCGAACTGGAAATTTTCCTTACCAATTATAATTATGTATGCGAGGTTTGTTTTGACGGCACGTCCGCATCCGAAAAAATTGCCACCAGTTTGTACGACTTTATTTTGATAGACCTCGGCCTGCCCGATTATGATGGCCTGGATTTGTTACGCGAAGCAAAAAAACACGACCAGGAAGCAGCATGCATTATTCTCACTGCCCGTGCCGAGATCAATGACCGCATAAAGGGCCTTGACCTTGGTGCCGATGATTACCTGCCCAAGCCATTTTCACTGCTCGAGCTGCAAAGCCGCATGCAGGCTATTGTGCGCCGCAAATTTGGCGTAAAAAATAATATTGTTGAACTGGGTGGCTTTTTGATTGATTTAACAGCGCGTACTATATCGTACTATAACAGCGTTGTTAATACCATCACCAAAAAAGAATTTGACCTGATTGCCTATTTAATTTTGCATAAAAACCGTACGCTTACCCGTATGCAGCTAAGCGAACATATTTGGGGCAGCGTTGTAAATAATGATTACGACAGCAATTACATTGATGCCCACATAAAAAACATCCGCAAAAAATTAAATGCCTTTGCCCCGCCCGATTGGCTGGAAACGGTACGCGGTTTGGGCTACAAAATAAAGATCAACGCCTGA
- a CDS encoding sensor histidine kinase, which produces MKLGTKLTLFNAISKLVIVILFVLLLPVLIKNISRNYVDSQLIKQKNKLLQIVKSKGIETYIENGESYGSYLPLKEEYISLDEVDPDYYLDTIKRGKRLFSEGDTLEYRILSHTFKIKQKNYLLEIGKSVDTLDETSAPLQNIAFQVLLGMILLTVLADQVYSTYVLKPLRLIIKTKLVGQKFPNFHSYRKVRTTTSDFQHLDISIHNMIETIADKFHKEREFISNASHELMTPISILQSKIENMFEEEDINDDLKSRLLEMQRILNRLKSITKTLLLISQIENEQFLKEDTIQTAELLQEVYDEISIRLQDKDISYDMTVPHNWHFVNINKFLLFNLFFNLINNAIKYNNEGGSINITGVPVYDKYVISITDTGIGIDADVIPLIFNRFKKLRQALQQDSFGLGLPIVKSIALFHDIEIDVSSEKGKGTTFKLILPATLIIVN; this is translated from the coding sequence TTGAAATTAGGAACAAAACTTACACTTTTTAACGCCATATCAAAACTGGTGATTGTGATACTGTTTGTATTGCTGCTACCGGTATTGATTAAAAACATCAGCCGTAACTATGTTGACAGCCAGCTTATCAAACAAAAAAACAAACTGCTGCAAATAGTAAAAAGCAAAGGCATTGAAACCTATATTGAAAATGGCGAGAGCTACGGTAGTTACCTACCCTTAAAAGAAGAATACATTAGTTTGGATGAGGTTGACCCGGATTATTACCTCGATACCATAAAACGCGGCAAGCGCCTTTTTAGCGAGGGCGATACGCTGGAGTACCGTATTCTGAGCCATACCTTCAAAATAAAACAAAAAAACTATCTGCTGGAAATAGGCAAAAGCGTTGATACGCTTGATGAAACCAGCGCACCGCTGCAAAACATTGCTTTCCAGGTATTGCTGGGCATGATATTGCTTACCGTACTGGCCGACCAGGTATACTCTACCTATGTGCTTAAACCCCTGCGGCTCATTATCAAAACCAAACTGGTAGGACAAAAGTTCCCCAATTTTCATTCGTACCGGAAAGTGCGAACCACGACATCGGATTTTCAACACCTGGATATCAGTATCCATAACATGATAGAAACCATTGCCGACAAATTTCATAAAGAGCGTGAGTTTATCTCCAACGCCTCGCACGAATTGATGACGCCGATCTCCATCCTCCAATCAAAAATTGAAAACATGTTTGAGGAAGAGGATATTAACGATGATTTGAAAAGCCGCCTGCTGGAAATGCAACGCATCCTGAACAGGCTTAAAAGCATCACCAAAACGCTGCTCCTGATCTCGCAGATTGAAAACGAACAGTTTTTAAAGGAGGATACTATACAGACGGCCGAACTGTTGCAGGAGGTTTACGATGAAATCTCGATCCGATTGCAGGACAAGGATATTAGTTATGACATGACAGTGCCCCATAACTGGCATTTTGTCAATATAAACAAGTTTTTGTTGTTTAACCTGTTTTTCAACCTCATTAACAACGCTATCAAATACAATAACGAGGGAGGCAGCATCAACATAACCGGCGTACCAGTGTACGATAAATACGTGATCAGTATTACTGATACCGGCATTGGGATTGATGCCGATGTTATCCCGCTCATTTTTAACCGCTTTAAAAAATTGCGGCAGGCCCTGCAGCAGGATAGTTTCGGTCTGGGTTTACCTATTGTAAAATCGATAGCCCTGTTTCATGATATCGAAATTGACGTGTCTTCCGAAAAAGGAAAGGGCACTACTTTTAAATTAATTTTACCGGCCACCCTTATCATAGTGAATTAA
- a CDS encoding OmpA family protein yields the protein MRTLKIKIATLGVALATVGLLGSGCNSLTKTQKGAAIGAGAGGTVGAFIGKAAGNTALGAIIGGAVGGTAGAFIGRNMDRQAAEIKQTVPGATVTREGEGILVKFDSGILFDTDKSDLKAAAQTNLQNLAASLQKNPETNITIIGHTDNTGSDTYNQTLSVKRADAVKSYLMAGNVASSRMTVTGKGESEPIADNTTADGRAQNRRVEITIVANDKMKEQAKQQAQ from the coding sequence ATGAGAACGTTAAAGATAAAAATAGCTACCCTGGGTGTAGCACTGGCTACCGTGGGATTATTAGGCTCGGGATGTAATTCGCTAACAAAAACACAAAAAGGAGCGGCAATTGGCGCGGGCGCGGGTGGTACTGTAGGTGCTTTTATTGGTAAAGCCGCAGGTAACACCGCCTTAGGTGCTATTATTGGTGGTGCCGTTGGCGGTACCGCCGGCGCTTTTATTGGCCGTAATATGGACAGGCAGGCCGCCGAAATTAAGCAAACCGTACCAGGTGCTACCGTAACCCGCGAAGGCGAAGGTATTTTGGTAAAATTTGATTCGGGCATTTTGTTCGATACCGATAAATCGGATCTGAAAGCAGCAGCGCAAACCAACCTGCAAAATCTTGCGGCTTCATTGCAAAAAAATCCGGAAACCAATATTACCATCATTGGTCATACTGATAACACCGGTTCGGATACCTACAACCAAACACTATCGGTAAAACGTGCCGACGCGGTTAAATCATATTTAATGGCCGGCAACGTAGCTTCATCACGTATGACAGTTACCGGTAAAGGCGAAAGCGAGCCTATTGCCGATAATACCACAGCTGATGGTCGCGCTCAAAACCGCCGCGTAGAAATTACTATTGTGGCTAATGATAAAATGAAAGAGCAGGCTAAACAGCAGGCTCAGTAA
- a CDS encoding HYC_CC_PP family protein produces MVKRTGAILLTMLYTVTVLGFALNFHICGDYVASVKIDSPAVNCGMDKAEGKMKCCKDKQVEVKVKDAHQAEATSFLAKVFGFELPNLSLDSLFPALPSSVSEKFYDRGPPDPPVQSIATFIKNCIFRI; encoded by the coding sequence ATGGTAAAAAGGACCGGCGCAATATTACTTACTATGCTGTACACAGTTACGGTATTGGGTTTTGCGCTAAACTTTCATATCTGCGGCGATTATGTGGCCTCGGTGAAAATTGATTCGCCGGCGGTTAACTGCGGCATGGATAAGGCCGAAGGCAAAATGAAATGCTGCAAGGACAAGCAGGTTGAGGTAAAGGTGAAAGACGCTCACCAGGCCGAAGCAACCTCGTTCCTTGCTAAAGTGTTTGGCTTTGAATTGCCAAATCTGTCGTTAGATAGCCTTTTCCCGGCATTGCCATCGTCGGTTTCCGAAAAATTTTATGATCGCGGCCCGCCCGATCCTCCCGTGCAAAGCATCGCCACCTTTATTAAAAATTGCATCTTCCGTATCTGA